In the Gossypium raimondii isolate GPD5lz chromosome 9, ASM2569854v1, whole genome shotgun sequence genome, one interval contains:
- the LOC105800488 gene encoding receptor-like protein kinase FERONIA, whose translation MKNSVATQSFPKLVSLFASLLLLFHLVLAADYVPTEKILLNCGEKSDLSDNDNRKWTPDVGSKFLTGTEKSVTSPASSQDPAVPEVPYMTARVFHSNFTYSFPVVSGRKFVRLYFYANSYDGQNATNALFSVTSGSYTLLKNFSAAQTSEALNYAFVIKEYSINVDGDHLNLTFSPSSTPSNAYAFVNGIEVLSMPDLYSNSDGVPIVGQQVPLTIDNATALENVYRLNVGGSDISPSGDTGLFRSWYDDQPYLFGAAFGVSAAADPNVTIDYGTMATYTAPVNVYTSARSMGPNAPINDNYNLTWLFSIDSGFSYLVRLHFCEFTDNITKINQRVFNIFINNQTAELGFDVIAAAEQVDVPVYRDYVVVVPGSNSQQDLWLALHPNETDKPQYYDAILNGVEIFKINDLNNNLAGPNPIPGPKQDIVDPSLALPSHSGRTKNQTAIIAGGVSGGVILLLVIGFCVVGAARRRRRGKDSSTSDGPSGWLPLSLYGNSHSAGSAKTNTTGSYASSLPSNLCRHFSFAEIKAATKNFDEALVLGVGGFGKVYKGEIDGGTTKVAIKRGNPLSEQGVHEFQTEIEMLSKLRHRHLVSLIGYCEENCEMILVYDYMAYGTLREHLYKTQKPPLPWKQRLEICIGAARGLHYLHTGAKHTIIHRDVKTTNILLDEKWVAKVSDFGLSKTGPTLDHTHVSTVVKGSFGYLDPEYFRRQQLTDKSDVYSFGVVLFEILCARPALNPTLPKEQVSLAEWAAHCHKKGILDQIMDPYLKGKIAPECFKKFAETAMKCVADQGIERPSMGDVLWNLEFALQLQESAEESGKGIDAIDIEEGTYDITCKGKKDVSPGFDGTVTDSRSSGMSTSMSMSIGGRSLASEDSDGLTPSAVFSQIMNPKGR comes from the coding sequence ATGAAGAACTCAGTTGCTACACAATCCTTTCCCAAGCTTGTTTCCCTTTTCGCCTCCTTGTTGCTTCTCTTTCACCTCGTTTTAGCTGCTGACTATGTCCCAACCGAAAAAATTCTCTTAAATTGCGGTGAAAAATCCGACCTATCCGATAACGATAATCGGAAATGGACACCGGATGTCGGGTCCAAGTTCCTCACCGGAACTGAAAAATCCGTCACCTCCCCAGCCTCCTCGCAAGATCCGGCAGTACCCGAAGTTCCATACATGACGGCCCGTGTTTTTCACTCCAACTTCACCTACAGTTTCCCGGTTGTATCCGGCCGGAAGTTTGTCCGGTTGTATTTCTACGCTAATTCCTACGACGGTCAAAACGCAACCAACGCTCTGTTCTCGGTCACTTCCGGTTCCTACACTCTCCTCAAGAATTTCAGTGCTGCTCAAACGAGTGAAGCTTTGAACTATGCCTTCGTTATCAAGGAATACTCCATTAATGTCGACGGTGACCATTTGAACTTAACGTTTAGTCCCTCTTCCACCCCATCAAACGCCTACGCCTTTGTGAATGGGATTGAAGTACTGTCGATGCCTGATCTATACAGTAACTCCGATGGTGTACCAATTGTGGGTCAACAAGTTCCGTTGACCATTGATAACGCCACAGCCCTCGAGAATGTTTATAGGCTAAACGTCGGTGGAAGCGATATCTCCCCTTCCGGTGATACGGGTCTTTTCCGGTCTTGGTACGATGATCAGCCATACCTTTTTGGGGCAGCCTTTGGTGTTTCAGCAGCTGCTGATCCAAATGTCACCATTGATTATGGGACCATGGCTACATATACTGCTCCTGTAAATGTTTACACCTCGGCTAGATCGATGGGACCGAATGCTCCAATAAACGATAACTATAATTTAACCTGGTTATTCAGTATTGATTCTGGGTTTTCTTACTTGGTGAGGTTACATTTTTGTGAGTTCACTGATAATATCACTAAGATTAATCAGAGAGTGTTTAATATTTTCATCAACAATCAAACTGCTGAGTTAGGGTTTGATGTGATTGCCGCGGCGGAACAAGTTGATGTTCCCGTGTATAGGGATTACGTTGTGGTGGTTCCAGGAAGCAATTCTCAGCAGGATCTTTGGCTTGCATTGCATCCAAACGAGACTGATAAGCCTCAATATTATGATGCAATCTTGAATGGTGTGGAGATATTCAAGATCAATGATTTGAACAACAACCTTGCAGGGCCTAATCCGATCCCTGGTCCGAAACAGGATATAGTGGACCCGTCATTGGCTTTGCCGTCACATTCAGGTCGTACAAAGAACCAGACAGCTATCATCGCTGGGGGAGTCAGTGGTGGGGTCATCCTATTGCTTGTAATCGGTTTCTGTGTTGTTGGTGCTGCACGTCGTCGAAGACGGGGGAAGGATTCAAGCACAAGTGATGGCCCTTCGGGATGGCTTCCTCTTTCATTGTATGGGAATTCACACTCTGCAGGTTCAGCAAAGACAAATACCACGGGGAGCTATGCGTCTTCCTTGCCTTCGAACCTTTGTCGGCACTTCTCGTTTGCTGAGATCAAGGCTGCCACGAAGAACTTCGATGAGGCTTTAGTCCTTGGGGTGGGAGGCTTTGGTAAAGTTTACAAAGGTGAAATTGATGGTGGGACTACTAAAGTTGCGATCAAGCGGGGCAACCCGTTATCTGAGCAAGGTGTGCATGAGTTCCAGACTGAAATCGAAATGCTTTCCAAGCTCCGACACCGCCACCTTGTTTCGTTGATCGGTTACTGTGAAGAGAACTGTGAAATGATCCTAGTTTACGACTATATGGCTTACGGAACTCTGCGTGAACATCTATACAAAACACAAAAGCCTCCTCTTCCATGGAAGCAAAGGCTTGAAATATGCATTGGGGCGGCTCGTGGTTTGCACTATCTCCACACCGGTGCCAAACACACTATTATTCACCGAGATGTGAAGACAACAAATATTCTGTTAGATGAGAAGTGGGTAGCAAAAGTTTCTGATTTCGGGTTATCAAAAACTGGCCCTACATTGGATCATACTCACGTGAGCACCGTCGTGAAGGGTAGTTTTGGTTATTTGGATCCCGAGTATTTCAGGCGGCAACAGCTAACCGATAAGTCCGATGTTTACTCATTCGGAGTCGTCTTGTTCGAGATCCTTTGTGCTCGTCCAGCATTGAATCCTACATTGCCAAAGGAGCAAGTGAGCCTTGCAGAGTGGGCTGCACATTGTCACAAGAAAGGCATCCTTGATCAGATCATGGATCCTTATCTCAAAGGAAAGATAGCACCAGAATGCTTCAAAAAGTTTGCTGAGACCGCAATGAAGTGCGTGGCCGACCAGGGTATCGAGAGGCCATCGATGGGCGATGTGCTGTGGAACTTGGAATTCGCTTTACAGCTACAAGAGAGTGCAGAAGAGAGTGGCAAGGGAATCGATGCAATAGATATCGAGGAAGGAACCTATGACATAACCTGTAAAGGCAAGAAAGATGTATCCCCTGGTTTTGATGGTACTGTAACAGATTCAAGGAGTAGTGGGATGAGTACAAGTATGAGCATGAGCATCGGTGGTCGCAGCCTCGCTAGTGAAGACTCCGATGGGTTAACACCCAGTGCTGTTTTCTCACAGATAATGAACCCTAAGGGGCGTTAA
- the LOC105800489 gene encoding thioredoxin H-type, producing the protein MGLCFSKGNRADSDQHVEFVGGNVQPVTSKEDWDQKLSEAKRDGKIVIANFSAAWCGPCRMLAPFYCELSEKHPSLMFLLVDVDELTEFSSSWDIQATPTFFFLKDGQQIDKLVGANKPELQKKITAVLDSVK; encoded by the exons ATGGGACTATGCTTCTCTAAG GGGAACCGAGCTGATTCCGACCAGCATGTTGAGTTTGTTGGTGGAAACGTGCAACCTGTTACTTCCAAAGAGGATTGGGATCAAAAGTTGTCTGAAGCAAAGAGAGATGGCAAGATT GTAATTGCAAACTTCAGTGCAGCATGGTGTGGACCTTGTAGAATGCTCGCACCATTTTATTGCGAGCTCTCAGAGAAGCATCCTTCTCTGATGTTCTTGTTGGTAGATGTCGATGAACTAACT GAATTCAGCAGCTCGTGGGATATACAAGCGACCCCAACGTTCTTCTTTCTTAAAGACGGGCAGCAAATCGACAAGCTTGTTGGAGCAAACAAGCCGGAGTTGCAGAAGAAGATTACTGCCGTTTTAGATTCTGTGAAGTGA